atggatataacaCATTGTATATATCCAATCATCAattcatgggcatttaggttgtttctactttttatctgttataaataatgatgctgtgaacatttatgtacCTGTTTTTATGTAAACATTATTTTCAGTTCCCTTGggtatatatacctaggagtagattgctgggtcacatgataACTCCATgtataactttttgaggaactaccaaagcagttttccaaagcagctgcaccattttacagtcccactATCAATGCATGAGAATTCCAATTTCTCCCAATTGTCAACAGTTGTTATTGTCTGTCTgctttattatagccatcctggtgagcgtgaagtggtatctcattgtggttttttgttgttttgttttgaggtatCAATGAATTTAAAAGGATTTACGTCATATAAAGCATGTTCTCCTATGACCATAATGAAACTAAACTGCCATCAATAACAGAAAACTGggaaattcccaaatatttggaaactatagaacacattttttttaattgtggtaaaatatacgtaatgtaaaatttgccattttaacccttttgagtatacagttcagtgaccttaagtacattcatattgttatggtaccatcaccatcatccatccacagaactcttttcatcttgcaaagctgaaactctgtactcattaaacaataactcctgaTTCCCCTTCCCTAGCCCCTGGCAGTTacagttctactttctgtctgtatgaatttgactactctaggtaactcatataagtagaatcatatagtatttggtttttttcctgacTTGCTTATTTCACTAGCAATAACATCCTTaagagtcatccatgttgtagcatctgttcaaatttccttcctttttaaggctgtgTAATATTCTGGTGTATGTGTAtaccctcattgtggttttgtttgccttctaatgattaatgatgttgaacatcttttcatgtgcttattggcacatggaagaagatatttcttctttggagaaatgtctccaaatcctttgcccattttttttaaatataaatttatttatttatttttggctgctttgggtcttagttgctgcacgcgggctttctctagttgtggtgagcaggggctattctttgttgtggtgcgcgggcttctcactgcggtggcttttcttgttgcggagcatgggctctaggcgcgcgggcttcagtagttgtggcacgtgggctcagtagttgtggctcgcgggctctagagcacaggctcagtagttgtagcacgtggacttcagtagttgtggcgcacaggctctgtagcatgtgggatcttcccagaccagggctcgaacccatgtcccctgcattggcaggcggattcttaagcactgcgctactagggaagccctttaatacatctttattggagtataattgcttcacaataccatgttagtttcatttgcacaacaaagcgaatcagccacacCCATACACacgtccccacatcccctccctcttgagcctccctcccatcctccctatcccaaccctctaagtcatcgcaaagcaccgagctgatctccctgtgctatgctgctgcttcccaccagccaactatttaacattttgtagtgtatgtacgtcgatgctactctcacttaaccccagctttgcccttccaccccatgtcatcaagttcattctctatgtctacctctttattcctgccctgcaactaagttcatcagtaccatttttttttttagattccatctatatgcgttagcatacggtatttgtttttctcattctgatttacttcactctgtatgacagactctaggtccatccacctcactacaaataactcaatttcatttctttttatggctgagtaatattctattgtatatatgtgccacatctatggaaaacagtatggaggttccttaaaaaactaaaaatagaactatcatatgacccagcaatcccactactgggcatataccctgagaaaaccataattcaataagagacgtgcaccacagtgttcattgcagcactatttacaatagccagggcatggaaccaacctaaatgtccattgacatatCATGGGCAGTttttaattactaattcaatctcttgttataggtctattcagattttctatttcttcttaattcAGTTTCTGTAGTTTTTGAGTCTTTCTAGGTATCTGCTCTTTTAATCTAAGGTATCTAATTTGTTAGAATACAACTGTTCATattattcccttattatccttttttttttttttttgtaaggttGGTGGTAAtagcccctctttcatttctgattttagtactttgagccttctttctttttttttattgatcgGGCTAGCTTAAGGTTTGACAACTTTGTTggtctttttaaagaatcaacttttggtttcatttattttttctttcttcctgctttccttccttccttcctttctttttttcttttttctgtatctattaacTCCTGCTGTAatccttattatttccttttttgtgcttgttttggattcagtttgctcttctctttctagtttcctaagatgGAAGTCTAAGTTATTGGTTTGAGGGTACTTTCTTTTTAGATTGAGACTAGAGTTGGTGATTATATTCGTTAAAATGTttccaggggcttctctggtggcgcagtggttgagagtccgcctgccgatgcaggggacacgggttcgtgccccggtccgcgaagatcccacatgccgcggagcggctgggctcgtgagccatggccgctgggcctgcgcatccagagcctgtgctccgcaacgggagaggtcacaacagtgagaggcccgcgtaccgcaaaaaaaacacaaaaaaatgtttccagatgaCCATCCAAGCAGAAATATTATTATGAGGGAGAATTAGCTTTTTGGAATTTTCGTAGGAGAAAACACTGCTTACTTGTTTAGATATATATTCAAAACTGAACATGACTCAGCAACATtatgttatcatttaaaaataaaaacagggacttccctgatggcacagtggataagactccgtgctcccaatacaaggggcctgggtttgatccctggtcaggaaagtaGATCCCACATTaatgctacaactaagagttcacatgccacaactaaggagctggtgagctgcaactaaggagcccacctgccgcaaccaagacctggtgcaaccaaataaataaatatacatataaatgtgtgtatatatatatatataaaataagaacagaagCGAGTGCACAAATAAAACCCATACGAAATCTCCATTCTCAACACCAGTCAAAGTTGGGAGTGTTTTGTTCACTCTCAGAGTTCAGATAAATCAtattgcaatttaaaatttaaataaattagttttGAGCAGTACTGTTATAACCTCCTGCTCAAAACTCAACACAATCATTCCTATGGCTAATTACCATATAAGGTAACTAAGAACTAGGGATAGCCCGTTCCCCTAGGTTAAAAGAAGTAGAGGAGTGCAGTTGTTACACAAAGTCAGCTGGATGTGGAGTCTTATTCAAATCCattctctgcattcttttttaatgccACAATCTACAACACTCAATCATGCTGTAGgtatctcttatttttcttcattccttaaTTTCCTCTGTATCCTTTAAACTGTTATTTATTTGACCAAAGTCTCTTGTTCATTATGCAAACATGTCTTTGCTTTGAACGTAACTGATTTGATGAATACTTCAGTTCCTCATCAAACATAGTTTTGCTATGCATAACATTTCCTTTGGCCAACTCCAGCAATTTCCCATATTTACTAGGTCACTCGTCTGGCATTTGGACATGCAATCAAGTTAACTCCCGTTTTCTTTTGTAATCTAACCCCTTCTATTTAGATAGAATGTAACAGTCAATAACTTTTATAATATCCTTAATTGGaaactttacaaaaataaaattgcctCTAAAACATTGCTACCTTTCCCCAATTTTCAGTCATTCCACAGTTAGTGATTTAAAGGAAAGAGCATTGGAAAGTCTAAGAAAAGAGCAACTACAGTGATTAGATGATTTTCATAAGCTTATGCAACATTAAAGACATTGTGATTATTTAGACAGAAGAAAGTCAAGTGAAAACAATAGTTAATGTAGTCTCATGAAACTTTGGTGTTTAGAGGCTGATCACCAGCTGCTTTTTCCTTCTCTAGGAGGATGAGAGAAAGTGGGCTTTGGGTGCAACATAAAGACCTTGGGTTAGACAGTTTCTTTACAGTGAGAACAGTGGATTGCCTTGCCCAGGAAATTGTAAAATACTCTCTAATGATCTTTAAAGAGATATTGGACACTTAATCATCTGGATTTGTTTAGGTGTGGTcttggttaaagaaaaaaagaaggatcaAATAGCTTCAtgctttttctatttaatatacCCAGTAGATTCTTGATTAGGAGACGGAAAATGAACAAGATATACTCCAGTATCCTAACAACAGTCATCCTTAGGGAATCATTTTGAAAACATCTGATTTGGTCTTAAATCTTTAGTACTTAACCAAATTGACGACATAGTGAAAAATTCTGGTGCCTGGTTTTATAGGGTGGAAGAAGGAAATGGAGTCAAGTGGTCAACACTGCATGTTAAGATCAGCAATGAGATTCTCCTTGCTGTAGTTCTGTTTTGACTGTTCTGGACAACATCAAATTAGTTTCAGTGGCTTGATTCTAGGCCAAGATTCTGGCAAGAGATTGTAgtctaattttgttttgttcaatCTCACTGGATTTCTctctcttgtctttttctttcccttaggCTGAGGGTAAAAAGCTCGGATTAGTAGGCTGGGTCCAGAACACTGACCAGGGCACAGTGCAAGGACAATTGcaaggtcccacctccaaagTACGTCATATGCAGAAATGGCTTGAGACAAGAGGAAGTCCCAAATCGCACATTGATAGAGCAAGCTTCAACAATGAGAAAGTCATCTTAAAGTTGGATTACTCAGATTTCCAAATTGTGAAATAACGGTCTGAATTTAAATTTTCCAAGATActcagtggttttgtttttttatttttaatagggaTAGAATTATTCTGTGTTCAATATTAGAATTTGTAAGTAAGTTATTTTAGTATCAGATATTTGATAGTTACTGTATGTGTATGATGGAAGGATTACAACTGTACACAATTCTAATCAATAAAAACACAGAACCTTCTGTGTAggatacttattttctttttggtaaacTTCATTTTGGGCAAAATAAGAGGTATTTACTTAATAAAC
Above is a genomic segment from Pseudorca crassidens isolate mPseCra1 chromosome 1, mPseCra1.hap1, whole genome shotgun sequence containing:
- the ACYP1 gene encoding acylphosphatase-1 isoform X2 — translated: MAEGDTLISVDYEVFGKVQGVFFRKYTQAEGKKLGLVGWVQNTDQGTVQGQLQGPTSKVRHMQKWLETRGSPKSHIDRASFNNEKVILKLDYSDFQIVK